A single window of Egibacteraceae bacterium DNA harbors:
- a CDS encoding S-layer homology domain-containing protein — MTVTNGVSRPALRLSAVLVALTMALALLPRTGAAQDADDACPEAAPESDFSDRDKIPDAHVGNVDCAAHFDIVSGFEDGTYRPQFQVRRDQMASFIALMLDAADVELPQGDADTFDDVPDSNVHADNINRLAAAGIVEGGPLGLPANEYGPELRTRRDQMASFLMRAAGFALHDDIDAFDSNDQQFTDVPSGNAHFAKVNGAAKNGIAQGTGGGLYAPREETRRDQMATFVVRLLCFLICDRDGPVLDVVLDPTSCEIGGELTATATLSIEGDPVEGQDVDFATSGVATTPDAGSAETDAAGEADFTFTVVGAGTLTVTATWSSNGQDATGTAQIDCGVVAAWDVALSWLNEVDDSDPDNPEFRQGEEGTTGDARLVVTELAGSHMLAFELDASAVTAPFCDAPGAHLHQGGLDENGPVVVFFATCADLQATNGVVAGELTDDDFSGGVTIQDVLDDPESFYVNVHSAAFPPGAIRGQLPDGGQGLIPQP, encoded by the coding sequence ATGACTGTGACCAACGGCGTGAGCCGACCCGCTCTGCGACTCAGCGCGGTGTTGGTCGCGCTGACCATGGCGTTGGCCCTGCTGCCCCGCACTGGCGCCGCGCAGGATGCTGACGATGCGTGCCCGGAGGCGGCGCCGGAGTCGGACTTCAGCGATCGTGACAAGATCCCTGACGCGCACGTCGGGAACGTCGATTGCGCCGCGCACTTCGACATCGTCAGCGGTTTCGAGGACGGCACCTACCGGCCGCAGTTTCAGGTGCGACGCGACCAGATGGCGTCGTTCATCGCGTTGATGCTGGACGCGGCAGACGTGGAGCTGCCGCAGGGAGACGCTGACACGTTCGACGACGTGCCCGACAGCAACGTGCACGCCGACAACATCAACCGCCTCGCCGCCGCAGGCATCGTGGAGGGCGGGCCGTTGGGTCTGCCCGCGAACGAGTACGGTCCCGAGCTGCGGACCCGGCGTGACCAGATGGCCTCCTTCCTGATGCGGGCCGCCGGTTTCGCCTTGCATGACGACATCGACGCGTTTGACTCCAACGACCAGCAGTTCACCGACGTGCCGTCGGGCAACGCGCACTTCGCCAAGGTCAACGGCGCGGCCAAGAACGGCATCGCCCAGGGCACCGGCGGTGGGCTCTACGCCCCGAGGGAGGAGACCCGCCGTGACCAGATGGCCACCTTCGTGGTGCGCCTGCTGTGCTTCCTGATCTGTGACAGGGACGGCCCGGTGCTGGACGTCGTGCTTGACCCCACCTCCTGCGAGATCGGCGGGGAGCTGACCGCCACGGCCACCTTGAGCATCGAAGGTGACCCGGTCGAGGGCCAAGACGTGGACTTCGCCACGTCGGGTGTGGCGACCACACCGGACGCAGGCAGCGCCGAGACCGATGCTGCCGGCGAGGCCGACTTCACCTTCACCGTCGTGGGCGCCGGCACGCTCACGGTGACCGCGACGTGGAGCAGCAACGGGCAGGACGCAACCGGGACCGCGCAGATCGACTGTGGCGTCGTGGCTGCGTGGGACGTGGCCCTGTCGTGGCTCAACGAGGTCGACGACTCCGATCCGGACAACCCCGAGTTCAGGCAGGGCGAGGAAGGCACCACCGGTGACGCGCGGCTGGTCGTGACCGAGCTCGCCGGTTCCCACATGTTGGCGTTCGAGCTGGACGCGTCAGCGGTGACCGCACCGTTCTGCGACGCCCCCGGGGCGCACCTGCATCAGGGCGGCCTCGACGAGAACGGTCCGGTGGTGGTGTTCTTCGCCACCTGCGCCGACTTGCAGGCCACCAACGGTGTGGTGGCGGGCGAGCTGACCGACGACGACTTCAGTGGCGGCGTGACCATCCAAGACGTGCTGGACGACCCCGAGAGCTTCTATGTCAACGTGCATTCGGCAGCGTTTCCGCCGGGGGCGATCCGCGGACAGCTACCCGACGGTGGGCAAGGCCTGATCCCCCAGCCCTAG